Proteins from one Sarcophilus harrisii chromosome 2, mSarHar1.11, whole genome shotgun sequence genomic window:
- the SCGB3A2 gene encoding secretoglobin family 3A member 2: MKLGHIFLFVTFAICSYSATAFFIGNPINNILPLDTIFTIIDPLKMVLKTLGISVEHLVEGLKKCVDELGPEASEAVKKLLEALSHLV; the protein is encoded by the exons ATGAAGCTGGGCCATATCTTTCTGTTTGTAACTTTTGCCATCTGCAGTTACTCTG CTACAGCATTCTTCATTGGTAATCCCATCAACAATATTCTGCCCCTGGACACCATCTTCACCATTATTGATCCACTGAAAATGGTCTTGAAAACACTGGGCATCTCTGTGGAGCACTTGGTTGAAGGACTGAAGAAATGTGTGGATGAGCTGGGTCCTGAGGCTTCTGAAGCTGTTAAAAAATTGCTG GAGGCTTTGTCCCACCTGGTATGA